A window of the Brumimicrobium sp. genome harbors these coding sequences:
- a CDS encoding T9SS type A sorting domain-containing protein, with amino-acid sequence MEVISFFDNESGGFWGNTFSSNVGAGGSGYPFSYINSIGDTISAFWQMFGTMELITMGVQQNKIEKQIQVSPNPFTDNFKLPEAMPLDKIKLIDLNGNEILLRKEGEFYTPLKCATGMYFLIIRGEKGQQIFKIIKQ; translated from the coding sequence ATGGAAGTGATATCTTTCTTTGATAACGAATCAGGCGGTTTTTGGGGAAACACCTTCTCCTCCAATGTGGGGGCTGGAGGATCTGGTTACCCTTTTTCTTATATCAATTCGATCGGGGATACAATCTCCGCCTTTTGGCAAATGTTTGGAACAATGGAATTAATAACAATGGGTGTGCAACAAAATAAAATAGAAAAGCAAATTCAAGTATCACCCAACCCATTCACAGACAATTTCAAATTACCAGAAGCTATGCCACTCGATAAAATAAAGTTGATTGATCTAAATGGTAATGAAATCCTTTTACGAAAAGAAGGCGAGTTTTACACACCTTTGAAGTGTGCGACTGGAATGTATTTCCTTATCATTAGAGGTGAGAAAGGACAACAAATATTTAAAATAATAAAACAATGA